The following are encoded together in the Nyctibius grandis isolate bNycGra1 chromosome 5, bNycGra1.pri, whole genome shotgun sequence genome:
- the LOC137664063 gene encoding alpha-2-macroglobulin-like protein 1 — translation MGAPVLLLALTLFPVAAAASLEPHYMVVFPAVIHHSQEEKLCIHLSSLTEAVHLAVTLEVATQNHTLVEKDVEKPGTFQCITFQVPEFIPRKRDDSTSHPENVVFLHVLIHSGDNVHFEGHKKVLVEPQKNVILVETDKGLYKPGETVKFRIVNLDEDLKVIKNEYSHIWLQDPEHNRIAEWLNVKSRHGIVDLSFPLASEAPLGKYTISVQQDMAQKTFRVHEYVLKKFEIEIEHPPFITTADEEFQLKVCGKYTYGKPVQGKISIYFVTSFQFLEGNISSFPEVTARKSRTDKNGCTTFTVKTESLELDETTSYIVAIGRMVENGTGAKAMEAVEIAIATRMKSIEFINLHSFYKRGLPYTGKMFCHSQNSPLKNETVYLTVDINEEETHLPFLTDENGEVHFSLDTTSWNSTLVSLKGTYNLGNDDKEDSSESHPGVEDSFHWLKPFYSESNSFLEIKARDDVMPCDQEQEVQVDYILDWNKLSSEADHIEFYYLMIAKGKILFSGEKQVTIIQHENLQGSFSLTLTVGNDFLPDIKLLVYAVFLDGDVVADVEEFQVEKCFRHKVALDFSHKETVPGSKVNLDLKAASGSLCSVQAVDKSVLLRKNNTLTADKLYEKVFDDSFTIGGRGFPYHLEDFEAYPCLPQQSSLHKKTQMGAPWYQSDADVFNLFKKLRMKILTNTRIKKPVSCILPGFEKKIGKDNVVENLAGHSDSAPQSDNTRKPEPRILFPETWIWDLVSVGDDGQASVQVAVPDTITEWNANAFCVANTGFGLSPLTTLRVFKPFFVDLSLPYSVIQGETFRVKATVFNYLKDCIQVRTTLTETPELKVDACPDCRFTSCLCADEAKTFKWNMTATRLGKVNVTVSSVAEDSQDLCDNRIAVTPLQGERDTVIKPLLVKPGGVLQEKTQNAFLCAEDNTVSEEFSLTLPAEVLEGSGRATFSVIGDIMGPALQNLDQLLELPFGCGEQNMVQFAPNIFILQYLNKTKQLDPEIEEKALKFLRTGYQRQLLYKHDDGSYSAFGKGDDQGNTWLTAFVARSFGQASSHIYINNDHVHNALLWLQKHQLPSGCFQSVGKLFNNDLKGGVDDTISLTAYITAALVELHLEKNDTMLDNALHCLKNVTLDKTSLYVKALMAYVFTLSKDVEMREQLLDMLEKETAEFLTSHSSREGSSSSMIETVAYILLAHVSKPDLAFSEASVSKLVHWLSGQRNAFGGFASTQDTVVSLQALAQYAALIPQEIRDVKVTVKSKEASPLEFHVHRNNKLVLHQASLLAVPGMYTVQATGSGCVYVQTTLYYNTPPPKTEEVFVLDVETVRRECDGVRKEFDIHVSVSYVGDRETTNMALVEVEMLSGFIPVKSSVKALEKIPLVKKTEIIPDKVTIYLEELGEISLKLNISVEQDVEVQNLKAATVHVYDYYKPDDHAAREYVFPCGSGPAGGRDRGTKPPFASGPGGRRWRPRGSGSAGSAGPSGGRGGSRRGRAGGGAAAAAGVERGSAAAAAGEDGPGARAAAAGRVPRDRGGLEVDSGGGAAIVCPARSRLPGSYRSPPPVAGRETRAFLQLLAAGIVRRVPASRHGGAACTVHTCCRRAGRAHTGARTLSGGFNFAAGVAGGLGGAAAPPAPASPAPLPGACGPAGRARRLAGKGGCRGGHGGAGSRWCGGPAVLEGRAYCCSRSIPARS, via the exons GTGCCAGAATTCATTCCCAGGAAAAGAGATGATTCCACGTCACAC CCAGAGAATGTAGTTTTTCTGCATGTCCTGATCCACAGCGGGGACAATGTGCACTTTGAGGGTCACAAGAAGGTTCTGGTTGAGCCCCAGAAGAATGTAATTCTGGTAGAGACAGACAAGGGCTTATACAAACCTGGAGAAACAG TGAAATTTCGAATTGTGAACCTCGACGAGGACCTTAAGGTCATTAAAAATGAG TATTCCCACATATGGCTGCAG GATCCTGAACATAATCGCATTGCTGAGTGGCTGAATGTAAAGTCAAGACATGGCATTGTGGATCTATCCTTCCCCCTGGCCTCTGAAGCACCCCTTGGGAAGTATACCATCTCAGTGCAACAAGACATGGCTCAAAAAACCTTCAGGGTTCATGAATATG TGCtgaaaaaatttgaaatagAGATTGAGCACCCTCCATTTATCACTACAGCAGATGAGGAATTTCAGCTGAAGGTCTGTGGCAA GTATACCTATGGGAAGCCCGTTCAAgggaaaataagtatttattttgtcaCATCATTCCAGTTCTTGGAAGGCAATATATCAAGTTTTCCTGAGGTGACAGCGCGAAAGAGCAGG ACAGACAAGAATGGCTGCACTACTTTTACAGTGAAGACAGAGAGTCTGGAATTAGACGAAACTACAAGCTACATAGTTGCAATAGGAAGAATGGTGGAAAATGGAACAG GAGCAAAGGCTATGGAAGCGGTTGAAATTGCTATTGCGACAAGAATGAAGTCTATAGAGTTTATCAACCTCCATTCATTCTACAAACGTGGACTACCATACACAGGGAAG ATGTTCTGCCACAGTCAGAACTCTCCCCTCAAAAATGAAACGGTCTACCTAACAGTTGACATCAATGAAGAGGAGACACACCTGCCATTCCTCACAGATGAGAACGGGGAAGTCCACTTCTCACTGGATACCACCAGCTGGAACAGCACGCTGGTTTCTCTGAAG GGTACCTACAACCTTGGAAATGACGATAAGGAAGATTCTTCTGAAAGTCACCCAGGAGTCGAGGATAGCTTCCACTGGCTGAAACCTTTCTACTCTGAGAGCAACAGCTTCCTTGAGATCAAGGCCAGGGATGATGTGATGCCCTGTGATCAagagcaggaagtgcaagtgGATTATATCCTTGACTGGAACAAACTCAGCTCTGAAGCAGACCACATTGAATTCTACTACTTG atgaTAGCAAAAGGCAAGATCCTTTTCAGTGGAGAGAAGCAGGTGACAATTATCCAGCATGAGA ATCTGCAGGGCTCCTTCTCGTTGACTCTGACTGTTGGCAATGACTTCCTGCCCGACATCAAGCTTCTAGTGTATGCAGTCTTCTTGGATGGAGATGTGGTGGCTGATGTGGAAGAGTTTCAAGTAGAAAAGTGCTTTAGACACAAG GTGGCACTGGACTTCTCACACAAGGAGACAGTCCCGGGATCGAAAGTCAATCTGGACCTCAAGGCTGCTTCAGGGTCCTTGTGCTCTGTCCAAGCTGTTGACAAGAGTGTTCTCCTGAGGAAGAACAATACCCTAACAGCAGACAAA CTGTATGAGAAGGTCTTTGATGACAGCTTTACAATCGGAGGACGAGGGTTCCCTTATCACTTGGAAGACTTCGAGGCATACCCTTGTCTGCCCCAGCAGTCCAGTCTCCACAAAAAGACTCAGATGGGAGCACCATGGTACCAAAGTGATGCTGATGTCTTTAATCTGTTTAAG AAATTGCGCATGAAAATATTAACCAACACTAGAATCAAGAAACCAGTGTCCTGTATCCTACCAGGCTTTGAGAAAAAGATTGGAAAAGACAATGTTGTCG aaaatctTGCTGGCCATAGTGATTCTGCACCTCAGTCTGATAACACGAGGAAACCAGAACCACGGATACTTTTCCCGGAGACCTGGATTTGGGATTTGGTCTCTGTCGG GGACGATGGGCAAGCGTCTGTCCAAGTTGCTGTACCTGACACCATCACAGAATGGAATGCCAATGCCTTCTGTGTTGCCAATACTGGCTTTGGGCTCTCACCTCTGACCACTCTTAGGGTCTTCAAGCCTTTCTTTGTAGATCTGTCACTACCATACTCTGTGATCCAAGGAGAGACTTTCAGGGTAAAAGCCACTGTCTTCAACTACCTCAAGGACTGTATCCAG GTGCGCACCACTCTCACAGAGACCCCAGAACTAAAGGTGGATGCCTGTCCAGACTGTCGGTTCAccagctgcctctgtgctgATGAAGCAAAAACCTTTAAGTGGAACATGACAGCCACCAGGCTGG GCAAAGTGAATGTCACTGTGAGCAGCGTGGCAGAAGATTCACAGGATCTCTGTGATAACAGGATTGCTGTGACACCTTTGCAAGGGGAGAGAGACACAGTGATAAAACCTCTGCTTGTGAAG CCAGGAGGTGTCCTACAAGAGAAGACCCAAAATGCCTTTCTCTGTGCTGAAG ACAACACTGTCTCTGAAGAGTTCTCCCTGACGCTGCCTGCAGAAGTGCTGGAAGGATCTGGCCGAGCCACTTTTTCTGTGATTG GGGACATCATGGGCCCAGCACTTCAAAATCTAGACCAGCTGCTAGAGCTGCCCTTTGGCTGTGGTGAACAGAACATGGTTCAGTTTGCACCAAACATCTTCATACTCCAGTACTTGAATAAGACTAAACAACTGGACCCAGAAATtgaagaaaaagcactgaaattccTGAGAACAG GTTACCAGCGTCAGCTGCTCTACAAACATGATGATGGCTCCTACAGTGCCTTTGGGAAAGGTGACGACCAGGGCAACACATG GCTGACAGCCTTTGTAGCCAGGTCCTTTGGACAAGCCAGCTCTCACATTTACATCAATAACGATCATGTGCACAATGCTCTGCTCTGGCTGCAGAAGCACCAGCTGCCCAGTGGCTGCTTCCAGAGTGTGGGGAAGCTCTTCAACAATGACTTGAAG GGTGGTGTGGACGATACAATCTCATTAACAGCCTATATCACTGCTGCACTGGTGGAGCTCCATCTGGAGAAGAAT GACACCATGCTGGATAATGCCTTACATTGCCTCAAAAATGTAACACTTGATAAGACAAGCCTTTATGTCAAAGCTCTGATGGCTTACGTCTTCACACTGAGCAAGGACGTGGAGATGAGAGAGCAGCTCCTGGATATGCTAGAGAAGGAAACTG CAGAGTTCCTGACATCACATTCCAGTAGGGAAGGATCTTCTTCTTCTATGATTGAGACAGTAGCCTATATCCTCCTGGCTCACGTGTCCAAACCAGACTTGGCATTCAGTGAAGCCTCAGTGAGCAAGCTTGTGCACTGGCTCAGTGGACAAAGAAATGCCTTTGGCGGATTTGCTTCCACACAG GACACAGTTGTTAGCCTGCAGGCCCTCGCTCAGTATGCAGCCCTGATTCCTCAGGAGATCAGAGATGTAAAGGTGACAGTGAAAAGCAAGGAGGCTTCTCCATTGGAGTTCCATGTGCACAGGAACAACAAGTTGGTCCTGCATCAGGCATCTCTCCTTGCAGTCCCGGGGATGTACACAGTGCAGGCAACTGGCAGTGGCTGCGTTTATGTACAG ACCACTTTGTACTATAACACCCCGCCACCAAAAACAGAAGAGGTCTTTGTCCTGGATGTGGAAACAGTACGAAGAGAATGTGATGGTGTCAGGAAAGAGTTTGACATCCATGTGTCTGTCAG TTACGTAGGGGATCGTGAGACCACTAACATGGCCCTGGTGGAGGTGGAGATGCTTTCAGGGTTCATTCCTGTGAAGAGCTCTGTGAAAGCG CTGGAGAAGATACCCCTGGTGAAAAAGACAGAGATAATACCAGACAAAGTCACAATCTATTTGGAAGAG ctGGGTGAGATTTCTTTGAAGCTTAACATCTCAGTGGAACAAGATGTTGAAGTGCAGAACCTGAAAGCGGCAACAGTGCATGTCTATGACTACTATAAGCCAG atgaCCATGCAGCAAGAGAATACGTTTTCCCTTGCGGTTCAG GCCCGGCAGGAGGCCGCGACCGAGGTACCAAGCCCCCCTTCGCGTCAGGGCCGGGCGG GCGGCGGTGGCGGCCCCGAGGCTCCGGTAGCGCCGGCAGCGCGGGACCCtcgggcgggcgcgggggctcccggcggggcagggcggggggcggcgcCGCTGCCGCTGCGGGCGTGGAGCGGGGCAGTGCCGCGGCGGCTGCAGGTGAGGACGGGCCCGGGGcgcgggcggccgcggcggggagAGTTCCCCGGGACCGGGGCGGGCTGGAAGTTGACAGCGGCGGCGGAGCAGCCATTGTCTGCCCGGCCCGCTCCCGCCTCCCGGGCAGCTACCGCTCCCCCCCGCCGGTGGCCGGGCGTGAAACACGCGCCTTTCTTCAGCTCCTGGCGGCGGGCATCGTGCGGCGGGTCCCCGCCTCCCGCCACGGCGGAGCTGCGTGCACGGTACATACGTGTTgcaggcgggcgggcagggcgcATACGGGCGCCCGCACTCTCTCCGGCGGCTTTAACTTCGCTGCCGGAGTTGCCGGCGGCCTGGGGGgtgccgccgcgccgcccgcccccgcctcccccgccccgctaCCGGGTGCCTGCGGCCCCGCTGGCCGGGCGAGGCGCTTGGCGGGGAAAGGCGGGTGTCGGGGCGGGcacggcggggcggggagcagGTGGTGCGGGGGTCCTGCGGTGCTCGAAGGTCGCGCCTACTGCTGCTCCCGGAGCATCCCAGCGCGGAGTTAA